In Pseudomonas sp. DNDY-54, a genomic segment contains:
- a CDS encoding FimV/HubP family polar landmark protein, with amino-acid sequence MVRVRNLVLAIAAATALTSEMAYALGLGEVTLKSALNQPLVAEIELLDAKTLAPGEVVPVLASAEDFNRAGVDRQYFLTDLTFTPVLRPDGKSVIRVSSTKPVREPYLNFLIEVLWPSGRLLREYTLLLDPPLYSPEIAASVAPQLPVSVPATRSAPVPRAAVQPKSAPITGSAQQGEHKVTPNETLWEIAEGARQGGTVHQAMLAIQDLNPDAFIGGNINRMKNGQVLRLPTAEQVGSRSQAEAIQQVAQQNASWRQAASAAATGARQIDATQRGAAGEAPSRSEQGDSLRLVAPETGESTTGSDTGTGNDAAALRDKLAVTEESLDSSRRENVDLKDRLSDLQGQLDKLQRIMQLKDDQLAKLQAQLATGAEPGADAPTPVDSSMEEGGAEAGITPEAPESAAETNPKPEVDASVVPEAQSNVTERPEPAAEAPTVVAPAAPEVATQEPEDGSYVDELLANPVMLGVLGGSALLLLLIGLMALSRRNAMKEAELQESLLADSEPDTFYMAQQDLGSSGAEPADHGIDQEADRQSVDSLAGSGADPLAEADIYIAYGRFNQAADLLQSALNDEPQRSDLRLKLMEVYAELGDREGFARQEAELRDIGGSAAAIDQTKARYPAMAAAAAAGGAAAAAATDADFDSFNLDDLELEAPSPAVTQVADDNFGLSLDDLELDDGLTDAQVAPSREVTSELDVLDFDKFNLEAASEEQSADDFSFELDESPKSNEVSLDEELAGFSLDLDEDSTTSGEGDVLSLDERFSPAQPTDMPDEFDLSLEDDASATPGPDSFSSELEEVEAELDNLSRDVSEPFSQPESLSPTSIAPVESASDASDDDFDFFSDTDETTTKLDLARAYIDMGDAEGARDILDEVMSEGSDTQQQEARDMLAKLA; translated from the coding sequence CGGTTCTGCGCCCAGATGGTAAAAGCGTCATACGAGTGTCCTCCACCAAACCGGTTCGCGAACCCTACCTGAATTTCCTTATCGAGGTGCTCTGGCCAAGCGGTCGACTGCTGCGCGAGTACACCTTGCTGCTCGATCCCCCGCTTTATTCACCAGAGATCGCTGCTTCCGTTGCGCCCCAGTTGCCCGTTTCGGTCCCGGCCACTCGCTCTGCGCCTGTGCCACGCGCAGCTGTACAGCCTAAGTCGGCGCCGATTACCGGTTCCGCTCAGCAAGGCGAGCACAAGGTAACCCCCAACGAAACGCTTTGGGAGATTGCTGAAGGTGCGCGTCAGGGCGGCACCGTGCATCAGGCCATGTTGGCCATTCAGGATTTGAACCCTGATGCGTTTATCGGCGGCAACATCAACCGGATGAAGAATGGACAAGTACTTCGCTTGCCGACTGCCGAGCAGGTTGGGAGTCGTTCGCAAGCTGAAGCGATTCAGCAGGTAGCGCAACAGAACGCAAGCTGGCGCCAGGCTGCGAGTGCTGCTGCAACGGGGGCGCGTCAGATTGATGCTACCCAGCGCGGCGCGGCAGGAGAGGCGCCGTCTCGCAGCGAGCAAGGCGACAGTCTCCGATTGGTCGCGCCAGAAACTGGCGAGTCCACCACAGGCAGCGATACCGGGACTGGAAACGACGCAGCAGCATTGCGTGACAAGCTCGCTGTGACAGAAGAGAGCCTCGACTCGAGTCGCCGTGAGAATGTAGATCTCAAGGATCGGCTGAGCGACCTCCAGGGCCAGTTGGATAAGCTCCAGCGCATTATGCAGCTCAAGGATGATCAGCTAGCCAAGCTGCAGGCGCAATTGGCGACTGGGGCGGAGCCAGGAGCGGACGCACCGACACCGGTTGACTCATCGATGGAGGAGGGCGGAGCAGAGGCCGGCATTACGCCCGAAGCGCCGGAGTCTGCCGCTGAAACAAACCCCAAGCCTGAGGTTGACGCTTCGGTGGTGCCGGAAGCTCAATCGAACGTGACCGAACGCCCAGAGCCGGCCGCCGAGGCACCCACCGTTGTAGCCCCGGCAGCGCCCGAGGTTGCTACCCAGGAGCCGGAAGACGGTAGCTACGTTGATGAGTTATTGGCCAATCCTGTGATGCTCGGCGTTCTGGGTGGCAGCGCATTGCTGCTTCTGCTGATCGGGCTGATGGCGTTGTCCCGTCGCAACGCCATGAAAGAGGCTGAGCTTCAGGAAAGCCTGCTCGCTGACAGTGAGCCAGATACCTTTTACATGGCGCAGCAGGACCTCGGTTCGTCGGGTGCTGAGCCAGCCGATCATGGCATCGACCAAGAAGCTGATAGACAGTCGGTTGACTCGCTGGCAGGAAGCGGTGCCGATCCTCTTGCTGAGGCTGATATCTACATTGCCTATGGTCGTTTCAATCAGGCCGCTGACCTGTTGCAGAGCGCTCTCAACGATGAGCCGCAGCGAAGTGATTTGCGTCTGAAGCTCATGGAAGTTTACGCCGAGCTCGGCGATCGTGAGGGCTTTGCTCGGCAGGAGGCGGAACTGCGCGATATCGGTGGCTCTGCCGCGGCTATCGATCAGACAAAAGCTAGGTATCCGGCGATGGCCGCGGCGGCCGCTGCAGGTGGCGCGGCCGCTGCCGCTGCAACCGATGCCGATTTCGATAGCTTCAATCTAGACGATCTCGAGCTTGAAGCGCCGTCGCCTGCCGTAACGCAGGTTGCTGACGATAACTTCGGTCTCAGCTTGGATGATCTCGAACTGGACGACGGGCTGACAGATGCCCAGGTCGCGCCGTCTCGTGAGGTGACGTCGGAACTCGATGTGCTCGATTTTGACAAGTTCAATCTTGAAGCAGCTTCTGAAGAGCAATCAGCCGATGACTTCTCTTTTGAGTTGGACGAGTCGCCCAAGTCAAATGAGGTTTCTCTCGATGAAGAATTGGCTGGCTTCTCGCTGGATCTCGACGAGGACTCAACGACGTCCGGTGAGGGCGATGTGCTGAGCCTTGACGAGCGTTTCAGCCCTGCACAACCCACAGACATGCCGGACGAATTTGACCTGTCGCTTGAAGATGACGCCAGTGCAACCCCTGGCCCGGACAGCTTTTCCTCGGAACTGGAAGAGGTCGAGGCTGAACTTGATAACTTGTCTCGCGACGTATCGGAGCCATTCAGTCAGCCTGAGTCGCTATCCCCGACTTCAATCGCGCCTGTCGAGTCTGCTTCTGATGCATCGGATGACGATTTTGACTTCTTCTCCGACACGGATGAAACCACCACCAAGCTAGACCTCGCACGGGCTTACATCGATATGGGCGATGCGGAAGGCGCTCGCGATATTCTTGATGAGGTCATGAGCGAAGGAAGCGATACCCAACAGCAAGAGGCGCGAGACATGCTCGCCAAACTCGCTTAA
- a CDS encoding phosphoribosylanthranilate isomerase, with the protein MPIVRSKICGITRVEDALIAAEAGADAIGLVFYAKSPRAVSIQQARAIVAALPPFVTTVGLFVNASRCELNEALDAVPLDVLQFHGDEMPADCEGFHRPWYKALRVKAGEDIRTQAARYSRASAILLDTFVAGVPGGTGEVFDWSMIPVDLPKPLILAGGLNPKNIQRAMAEVQPFAVDVSGGVEVRKGIKDAESVREFIRLVREAM; encoded by the coding sequence TTGCCTATCGTTCGTAGCAAAATATGTGGAATCACCCGCGTTGAGGATGCGCTTATCGCGGCTGAAGCCGGAGCGGATGCGATCGGTCTGGTGTTCTATGCCAAAAGTCCTCGGGCCGTAAGTATTCAACAGGCGCGTGCCATTGTTGCTGCTTTGCCGCCTTTCGTTACTACGGTTGGCTTGTTCGTCAACGCCTCGCGTTGCGAGCTCAACGAAGCGCTCGATGCCGTGCCGTTGGACGTGTTGCAGTTTCATGGTGATGAGATGCCGGCCGACTGCGAAGGTTTTCATCGTCCGTGGTACAAGGCGCTGCGGGTCAAGGCGGGCGAAGACATTCGGACGCAGGCTGCCCGGTACTCCAGGGCAAGCGCCATACTTCTCGATACGTTCGTTGCGGGCGTGCCAGGTGGGACGGGCGAGGTGTTTGACTGGTCGATGATTCCAGTGGATCTGCCCAAGCCTTTAATTCTGGCGGGCGGGTTGAACCCGAAAAATATTCAGCGGGCTATGGCCGAAGTACAGCCCTTCGCCGTGGATGTGAGCGGCGGAGTGGAGGTGCGCAAGGGTATCAAGGATGCCGAGAGCGTACGGGAATTCATTCGGCTGGTTAGAGAGGCGATGTGA
- the truA gene encoding tRNA pseudouridine(38-40) synthase TruA, translated as MIDAVPDAAAPSAAADVFRIALGVEYKGSRYRGFQRQRDGVPSIQLSLERALSKVAGGHPVVLSCAGRTDALVHACAQVVHFDTPVARSMHAWVMGANMNLPGDISVTWAKTMPKSFDARFSAMARRYRYVIYNDQIRPAHLAEEVTWNHRPLDVSRMREAAKAFVGTHDFSAFRARQCQAKSPIKTIHHLELLEHGRLIVIDVRANAFLHHMVRNFAGVLMTIGAGERPVEWAREVLESRVRRTGGVTAHPYGLYLVQVDYPEQFELPARYLGPHFLSGLPDVRTCETD; from the coding sequence ATGATTGATGCAGTACCAGACGCGGCAGCCCCATCGGCTGCCGCTGACGTTTTCAGAATAGCGCTCGGCGTTGAATACAAGGGCTCTCGGTACCGAGGGTTCCAGAGGCAGCGGGATGGTGTGCCATCTATCCAGCTGTCTTTGGAGCGCGCGCTGAGCAAAGTGGCGGGCGGACACCCCGTCGTACTGAGTTGTGCGGGGCGCACCGACGCGCTCGTTCATGCCTGTGCTCAAGTGGTGCATTTCGACACGCCGGTAGCACGTTCGATGCACGCCTGGGTAATGGGGGCAAACATGAACCTGCCTGGCGACATTAGCGTGACATGGGCCAAAACGATGCCGAAGAGCTTCGACGCGCGCTTTAGTGCCATGGCGCGTCGTTACCGCTACGTAATCTATAACGATCAGATTCGACCCGCGCACCTCGCCGAAGAAGTGACCTGGAACCACCGGCCGTTGGATGTCAGCCGTATGCGCGAAGCGGCCAAAGCATTTGTTGGCACTCATGACTTCAGCGCGTTCCGGGCGCGTCAATGCCAAGCGAAATCGCCAATCAAAACTATCCACCATTTGGAACTGCTTGAGCACGGGCGCCTTATCGTGATTGACGTCCGTGCTAATGCCTTTCTCCACCACATGGTGCGTAATTTTGCTGGCGTACTGATGACCATCGGTGCGGGCGAGCGGCCAGTAGAATGGGCGCGAGAGGTGCTGGAGTCGAGAGTGCGGCGAACGGGTGGCGTGACGGCGCATCCGTATGGTCTGTATCTGGTTCAGGTGGACTATCCTGAACAATTCGAGTTACCCGCTCGCTATCTTGGTCCGCATTTCCTGTCTGGCCTGCCAGATGTGAGAACTTGCGAAACTGACTGA